A section of the Castanea sativa cultivar Marrone di Chiusa Pesio chromosome 12, ASM4071231v1 genome encodes:
- the LOC142620470 gene encoding uncharacterized protein LOC142620470, which produces MVDQGSGADVMYPDLFKGLNLKLEDLTAYDSPLISFKGKAVIPKGQIHLLVQSGPETVYVDFIMVDAYSPYTAIVARPWLHALGAISSTLHVKVKFPSGGLIEEILGSQIVARQCISVAILHQGEPESSASATVDL; this is translated from the coding sequence atggttgatcagggtagtggtgcgGACGTCATGTATCCTGATTTGTTCAAGGGGCTTAATTTAAAGCTCGAAGATCTTACTGCCTATGATTCACCACTAATAAGTTTTAAAGGAaaagctgtcataccaaagggacaaattcacTTGCTTGTGCAGTCAGGTCCAGAAACGGTTTATGTGGATTTCATTATGGTTGACGcttattccccatacacggccatcgtcgcaaggccttggttgcatgctctgGGTGCTATTTCCTCAACCCTACATGTCAAGGTGAAGTTCCCATCGGGGGGactgattgaagaaattcttgggagTCAAATAGTAGCAAGACAATGTATATCGGTTGCAATACTGCATCAGGGTGAACCGGAGTCCTCAGCCTCGGCTACGgtggacttatag
- the LOC142620471 gene encoding uncharacterized protein LOC142620471: MAGDPTKQNQNLICHYHQDVGHTTENCRTLWNHLERLVSDGKLKQYLYQPNGQGSHSGSINQRNNSSQPPLGMINVIFATPKRTGSCTTRVMSMSHVLVEESSSKPKRIKGSVSPILGFLDEDKVGTIQPLDNALVVTLRIGAMM, translated from the coding sequence atggctgGAGATCCTACGAAGCAGAACCAGAATCTCATTTGCCACTATCATCAGGACGTAGGTCACACCACCGAGAATTGCAGAACactttggaaccatttggagcggCTGGTTAGTGATGGAAAATTGAAGCAATATTTGTATCAGCCCAATGGACAAGGAAGCCATTCAGGTTCGATCAATCAAAGGAATAACTCATCCCAGCCTCCCCTGGGAATGATTAATGTCATTTTCGCTACCCCTAAAAGGACTGGCTCTTGTACTACTAGGGTGATGTCTATGTCCCATGTTCTTGTCGAGGAGTCTAGCTCGAAGCCGAAGAGAATTAAAGGAAGTGTTTCAcctattttgggctttttggaTGAAGACAAGGTGGGGACCATTCAACCCCTTGACAATGCTCTGGTGGTTACGCTGAGGATAGGGGCTATGATGTAA